One Actinomadura viridis genomic region harbors:
- a CDS encoding cobalt-precorrin-6A reductase, with translation MRVLLLGGTGEARRLAGLLAARPGFDVVSSLAGRVADPALPPGRTRIGGFGGAAALAAWLAAERIGAVVDATHPFASAVTASAAAAAGDAGVPLLVLRRPGWTEGPGDDWRRVPSVAEAAADLPGERVFLTIGRGGLAAFAGDAHRRYLVRSVDPPEPPLPPRTHVVLGRGPFTVDGEAALMREHAVDVLVTKDSGGAMTAAKLVAARRLAVPVVMIDRPPAPDAPTVPDVQGALAWLDARAGA, from the coding sequence GTGCGCGTACTGCTGCTCGGCGGGACCGGGGAGGCGCGGCGGCTGGCCGGGCTGCTCGCCGCCCGGCCCGGGTTCGACGTGGTCAGCTCGCTGGCCGGCCGGGTCGCCGATCCGGCGCTGCCGCCGGGCCGGACGCGGATCGGCGGGTTCGGGGGCGCGGCGGCGCTGGCCGCCTGGCTGGCCGCCGAACGGATCGGGGCGGTGGTCGACGCCACCCACCCGTTCGCGTCCGCCGTCACCGCCTCGGCCGCCGCCGCGGCCGGGGACGCGGGCGTCCCGCTGCTGGTGCTCCGCCGCCCGGGCTGGACGGAGGGGCCCGGCGACGACTGGCGGCGGGTGCCCTCGGTGGCGGAGGCGGCGGCGGACCTGCCCGGGGAGCGCGTCTTCCTCACCATCGGGCGCGGTGGCCTGGCGGCGTTCGCGGGCGACGCCCACCGCCGTTACCTGGTGCGCTCGGTCGACCCTCCGGAGCCGCCGCTGCCGCCGCGCACCCACGTGGTGCTGGGCCGGGGGCCGTTCACCGTGGACGGCGAGGCGGCGCTGATGCGCGAGCACGCCGTGGACGTGCTGGTCACCAAGGACAGCGGTGGCGCGATGACGGCGGCCAAGCTCGTCGCGGCGCGCCGCCTCGCCGTACCCGTCGTGATGATCGACCGGCCGCCCGCCCCGGACGCCCCCACCGTTCCCGACGTCCAGGGGGCCCTGGCCTGGCTCGACGCGCGGGCGGGCGCCTGA
- a CDS encoding PucR family transcriptional regulator: MSIRTTSGDRGGSAIMRKAVQRLSGRLPDLADRLVAEILRGEEWDRPAGLRDDLWQMCHIGLGHGMEAILDPGGGRTDLEWAERLGRRRAEQGQPLDRLLRSYRLAGKIFWEAVVETVGQEEPAHVPTLIRHATRTWSAIDEQSSTAAAAYHRTEYDLLRRSEERTRAVVDALLEGQGVDGGLLATAGEVLGLPEQGRYAVVVLGQADPPGSPGSPGSPDPSGPSGPSGRPGGADRPGAAGPVEAGGMRFIWRMRADTQVALVALGTAGLDELIETLRPQARAHAGVSPVVCTLAELGTARWLAELALRTCWSAEPEIALLDRRLPGALVVSQPRLAGRLGRTVLGPLYELDPAYRDVLLATLTTWLQCDGSASRAAARLYCHHNTVLNRLRRIERLTGRLLSRPNDLAEVVLALSAVRLLEPAPGLPPDA, from the coding sequence GTGTCGATCAGGACGACGTCCGGTGACCGCGGCGGGAGCGCGATCATGCGCAAGGCGGTCCAGCGGCTGTCCGGCCGGCTGCCCGATCTCGCCGACCGGCTGGTCGCCGAGATCCTGCGCGGCGAGGAGTGGGACCGCCCGGCCGGTCTGCGCGACGACCTCTGGCAGATGTGCCACATCGGCCTCGGCCACGGGATGGAGGCGATCCTCGACCCCGGCGGCGGCCGGACCGACCTGGAATGGGCCGAACGCCTCGGCCGGCGCCGGGCCGAGCAGGGCCAGCCGCTGGACCGCCTGCTGCGCTCGTACCGGCTGGCAGGGAAGATCTTCTGGGAGGCCGTCGTGGAGACGGTCGGCCAGGAGGAGCCCGCGCACGTGCCCACCCTGATCCGGCACGCCACCCGGACCTGGTCGGCGATCGACGAGCAGTCCAGCACCGCCGCCGCGGCCTACCACCGCACCGAGTACGACCTGCTGCGCCGCAGCGAGGAGCGGACGCGCGCGGTGGTGGACGCCCTCCTGGAGGGGCAGGGCGTGGACGGCGGGCTGCTCGCCACCGCCGGTGAGGTGCTCGGCCTGCCGGAGCAGGGCCGGTACGCCGTCGTCGTCCTCGGCCAGGCCGATCCGCCCGGCTCGCCTGGCTCACCCGGCTCACCAGACCCGTCCGGCCCGTCCGGCCCGTCCGGCCGTCCCGGCGGCGCGGATCGGCCCGGCGCCGCGGGACCGGTCGAGGCAGGCGGGATGCGGTTCATCTGGCGGATGCGGGCCGACACCCAGGTCGCCCTGGTCGCGCTCGGCACCGCCGGGCTCGACGAGCTGATCGAGACGCTCCGCCCGCAGGCGCGCGCCCACGCCGGGGTCAGCCCGGTCGTGTGCACGCTGGCCGAGCTGGGCACCGCCCGCTGGCTGGCCGAGCTGGCGCTGCGCACCTGCTGGTCCGCCGAGCCCGAGATCGCCCTGCTCGACCGGCGGCTGCCCGGCGCGCTGGTGGTCTCCCAGCCCCGGCTGGCCGGACGGCTCGGCCGTACGGTCCTGGGCCCGCTCTACGAGCTGGACCCGGCCTACCGGGACGTCCTGCTCGCCACCCTCACCACCTGGTTGCAGTGCGACGGCTCGGCGTCCCGCGCGGCGGCCCGGCTGTACTGCCACCACAACACCGTGCTCAACCGGCTGCGGCGGATCGAGCGGCTCACCGGGCGGCTGCTGTCCCGGCCGAACGACCTGGCCGAGGTGGTGCTCGCGCTGAGCGCCGTCCGGCTGCTGGAGCCCGCGCCGGGCCTCCCACCCGACGCCTGA
- a CDS encoding ABC transporter ATP-binding protein: MSPPALTVNDLSVDYGPVRALREVSLRVPEGGFAAVLGGNGAGKTTLLRAVSGVLPFHGGTVRAGRIAAAGTSLRGRRPDRIVGQGVVQVPEGREIFARMTVGENLRAGALGARDRRAVAAARDRVLRLFPVLAERERQRAGLLSGGEQQMLAIGRALMAGPRLLLLDEPSLGLAPIMIDRIAATIRAINGEGIAVLLIEQNAALALELASHAYVLEVGAVALEGPAPELASSPEVRDRYLGVSTGAAEEEPVAAGPARTLGRWTG, from the coding sequence ATGAGTCCACCTGCACTGACCGTGAACGATCTGTCGGTCGACTACGGCCCGGTCCGGGCTCTCCGCGAGGTCTCCCTCCGGGTCCCCGAGGGCGGGTTCGCCGCCGTGCTGGGCGGCAACGGCGCCGGGAAGACGACCCTGCTGCGGGCCGTCTCCGGTGTGCTGCCGTTCCACGGCGGGACGGTGCGCGCCGGCCGGATCGCCGCGGCGGGGACCTCGCTGCGCGGGCGCCGGCCGGACCGGATCGTCGGCCAGGGCGTGGTGCAGGTCCCCGAGGGCCGGGAGATCTTCGCCCGGATGACCGTCGGCGAGAACCTGCGCGCCGGCGCGCTCGGCGCCCGCGACCGCCGAGCCGTCGCGGCGGCCCGCGACCGGGTGCTGCGGCTCTTCCCGGTGCTGGCCGAACGGGAGCGGCAGCGCGCCGGGCTGCTGTCGGGCGGCGAGCAGCAGATGCTCGCGATCGGCCGCGCGCTGATGGCCGGGCCCCGCCTGCTGCTGCTGGACGAGCCGTCGCTGGGCCTGGCCCCGATCATGATCGACCGGATCGCCGCGACGATCCGCGCGATCAACGGCGAGGGCATCGCGGTGCTGCTCATCGAGCAGAACGCGGCGCTGGCCCTGGAACTGGCCTCCCACGCCTACGTGCTGGAGGTCGGCGCGGTGGCGCTGGAGGGACCGGCGCCCGAGCTGGCCTCCTCGCCCGAGGTCAGGGACCGCTACCTCGGCGTCTCCACCGGGGCCGCCGAGGAGGAGCCGGTCGCGGCCGGACCCGCGCGCACGCTCGGCCGGTGGACCGGATGA
- a CDS encoding ABC transporter ATP-binding protein, with translation MPELVVDGLTVRFAGLTALDEVGFTVAPGSLHALIGPNGAGKSTCFNVLSGVYRATAGSVRFGDAELTSLAPHRIAALGVARTFQNIALSGRLSTAANLMLGRHRLTRTGFLSAGLRLPAGRREERRHRARVREIAEFVGVDEHLDTPAGALPYGVQKRVELARALCLEPRILLLDEPVAGMNGAERRAMAATLRRVRAGLGLSILLVEHDMDMVARLADEVTVLDFGKRIASGPPAAIQRDPEVIRAYLGTSGAAQAVARTAERTAAQAPADPPRGEGEGRPGS, from the coding sequence GTGCCCGAACTGGTCGTGGACGGGCTGACGGTGCGGTTCGCCGGGCTGACCGCCCTGGACGAGGTGGGCTTCACCGTCGCGCCCGGCAGCCTGCACGCGCTGATCGGCCCCAACGGCGCGGGCAAGTCGACGTGCTTCAACGTGCTGTCGGGGGTGTACCGGGCGACCGCCGGGAGCGTGCGGTTCGGGGACGCCGAGCTGACCTCCCTCGCCCCGCACCGCATCGCCGCCCTCGGCGTGGCCCGGACGTTCCAGAACATCGCGCTGTCGGGACGGCTCAGCACCGCCGCCAACCTGATGCTCGGCCGGCACCGGCTCACCCGTACCGGCTTCCTGTCGGCCGGGCTGCGGCTGCCCGCCGGCCGCCGCGAGGAGCGGCGGCACCGGGCCCGGGTCCGGGAGATCGCCGAGTTCGTCGGCGTCGACGAGCACCTGGACACCCCGGCGGGCGCGCTCCCGTACGGCGTGCAGAAGCGGGTGGAGCTGGCCCGCGCGCTGTGCCTGGAGCCGCGGATCCTGCTGCTGGACGAGCCCGTCGCCGGGATGAACGGGGCCGAGCGGCGCGCGATGGCCGCGACGCTGCGCCGGGTACGGGCCGGGCTGGGCCTGTCGATCCTGCTGGTCGAGCACGACATGGACATGGTGGCGCGGCTGGCCGACGAGGTCACCGTCCTCGACTTCGGCAAGCGCATCGCGAGCGGCCCGCCCGCCGCGATCCAGCGCGACCCCGAGGTGATCCGCGCCTACCTCGGTACCTCCGGGGCGGCACAGGCGGTCGCACGGACGGCCGAACGGACGGCCGCGCAGGCACCCGCGGACCCGCCGCGGGGCGAGGGCGAAGGGAGACCGGGCTCGTGA
- a CDS encoding branched-chain amino acid ABC transporter permease: MSGFAEVLVNGLSSGAVYALIALGFVIIYKATEVINFAHPSLLLTGGYVIAELHDDIGFPAAVLAGVATTAALAALVEVLVLRRLKANAAGGHSTLSIVTIGVDIIVTVELTRRIGTRVLPLGDPWGDRVVRLGDVTIAQTRLAAIAVAVLAITAFLLAFKYTSWGIAMRATAERRETAALMGVRLGRVSAGAWAVAGAFAALAALFLCVFPTPGLDRTTSFAALKALPAAVIGGVDSTTGALVGGLLIGITEAAVVGYQNDVPLLGGGFAEVAPYLLMTAVLLARPAGLFGTREAARV, translated from the coding sequence GTGAGCGGGTTCGCCGAGGTACTGGTCAACGGACTGTCCAGCGGGGCGGTCTACGCGCTCATCGCGCTCGGCTTCGTGATCATCTACAAGGCCACCGAGGTCATCAACTTCGCCCATCCCTCGCTGCTGCTGACCGGCGGGTACGTCATCGCCGAACTGCACGACGACATCGGCTTCCCGGCCGCGGTGCTCGCCGGCGTCGCCACCACGGCGGCCCTGGCCGCGCTGGTGGAGGTGCTGGTGCTGCGCCGCCTGAAGGCGAACGCGGCCGGCGGGCACTCCACGCTCAGCATCGTCACCATCGGCGTCGACATCATCGTCACCGTCGAGCTGACCCGGCGGATCGGCACCCGGGTGCTGCCGCTGGGCGACCCGTGGGGCGACCGGGTGGTCAGGCTCGGGGACGTCACGATCGCGCAGACCCGGCTGGCGGCGATCGCCGTCGCCGTTCTCGCGATCACGGCGTTCCTGCTGGCGTTCAAGTACACCTCGTGGGGCATCGCCATGCGGGCCACGGCCGAGCGGCGGGAGACCGCGGCGCTGATGGGCGTCCGGCTCGGCCGGGTCTCGGCGGGGGCGTGGGCGGTGGCCGGGGCGTTCGCCGCGCTGGCCGCGCTGTTCCTGTGCGTGTTCCCGACCCCGGGCCTGGACCGCACGACGTCGTTCGCGGCGCTCAAGGCACTGCCCGCGGCGGTGATCGGCGGGGTCGACTCCACCACCGGCGCCCTGGTCGGCGGGCTGCTGATCGGCATCACCGAGGCCGCGGTCGTCGGCTACCAGAACGACGTGCCGCTGCTGGGCGGCGGCTTCGCCGAGGTCGCCCCGTACCTCCTCATGACGGCGGTGCTGCTGGCCCGGCCGGCGGGCCTGTTCGGGACCCGGGAGGCCGCCCGTGTCTGA
- a CDS encoding branched-chain amino acid ABC transporter permease has translation MSEPSNPARLPNPARRPSWRGPRALALAAGLAVLLVLPFYAGSFWLQAGLFAMSAAVGAIGLNVLTGAAGQLSIGHAFFLAVGAYSYVWLAAEPETAAGHELSGLGLPTWLAAVAAVGLAGLAGGACAPLAGRLKGASLGVATLALVFIGQHVLFRAEPVTGGVNGRAVPPLELFGLRFTDVPQPALVLGVPFGGLERLWYLGLAVLLLSAWFARGVLRSRPGRALNTVRDNEIAAGALGVPVGRYRAAAFVLSSMYAGLAGVLLALVFQRTVPDYFGLALALDYLAMIVIGGLGSVGGAVLGAVFVSVLPSLLTRYGDAIPLVAEPGSGSGPSPAEAARLIYGAVFVAVLLFLPGGLLGLAARARRRRAAPPRNGPGGRNQAPPHTSPETEEQPA, from the coding sequence GTGTCTGAGCCCTCGAACCCCGCGCGGCTCCCGAACCCCGCACGCCGCCCCTCGTGGCGCGGCCCCCGGGCCCTGGCCCTGGCGGCGGGCCTGGCGGTCCTGCTCGTCCTGCCGTTCTACGCCGGGTCGTTCTGGCTCCAGGCCGGGCTGTTCGCGATGTCCGCCGCCGTCGGGGCGATCGGCCTGAACGTGCTCACCGGCGCGGCGGGCCAGCTGTCGATCGGGCACGCCTTCTTCCTCGCCGTCGGCGCGTACTCCTACGTGTGGCTGGCGGCCGAGCCGGAGACGGCGGCCGGGCACGAGCTGAGCGGGCTCGGGCTGCCCACCTGGCTCGCCGCGGTGGCGGCGGTGGGCCTGGCCGGGCTGGCCGGCGGGGCGTGCGCGCCGCTGGCCGGGCGGCTCAAGGGCGCCTCGCTCGGGGTGGCCACGCTCGCCCTGGTCTTCATCGGCCAGCACGTCCTGTTCCGGGCGGAGCCGGTGACCGGCGGCGTCAACGGGCGCGCGGTGCCGCCGCTGGAGCTGTTCGGGCTGCGCTTCACCGACGTCCCGCAGCCCGCGCTGGTCCTGGGCGTCCCGTTCGGCGGGCTGGAACGGCTCTGGTACCTCGGCCTGGCCGTGCTGCTGCTGTCGGCCTGGTTCGCCCGCGGCGTCCTGCGCTCCCGGCCAGGCCGCGCGCTGAACACGGTGCGCGACAACGAGATCGCCGCCGGGGCGCTGGGCGTGCCGGTCGGCCGGTACCGGGCCGCCGCCTTCGTCCTCTCGTCCATGTACGCGGGGCTGGCGGGGGTGCTGCTGGCTCTGGTCTTCCAGCGCACCGTGCCCGACTACTTCGGGCTGGCGCTGGCGCTGGACTACCTCGCCATGATCGTCATCGGCGGGCTCGGCTCGGTCGGCGGTGCGGTGCTGGGCGCGGTGTTCGTGTCCGTCCTGCCCTCGCTGCTCACCCGGTACGGCGACGCGATCCCGCTGGTGGCCGAGCCCGGCTCGGGCTCGGGGCCGTCGCCCGCCGAGGCGGCCCGGCTGATCTACGGCGCGGTGTTCGTCGCCGTCCTGCTCTTCCTGCCCGGCGGCCTGCTCGGCCTGGCCGCCCGGGCCCGCCGGCGCCGCGCCGCCCCGCCGCGGAACGGCCCCGGCGGGCGCAACCAGGCCCCGCCTCACACCAGTCCCGAGACCGAGGAGCAACCGGCATGA
- a CDS encoding ABC transporter substrate-binding protein yields the protein MKHPTHRRRSAVAAAALSLTVAAAAAGCSGKAAGGGGSGDVKAGPGVTKDTITVAALTDLTGPYAALGKGVTQAQKLYYDQLNAAGGVCGRKVELVVRDHGYDVQKALAAYSEVGPRSAALPQVIGSPITIALRQRVENDHLLTLPQAWSHTLLGSKYIQLTGTTYDLDIINGVDYLLRAKGIREGAKIGHLYLEGDYGQSALAGARYAAGKAGLTLVEQQVKATDADMTAQAGAFRKAGVKAILVSVSPKQAASLVGVAAATGLNVPFAASNSAYAQQLLATPVGPILQKDYYVVTAGPPFSSGGQGLKKLAGEYQAAYKGEPLDASVYSGYTTAAIVGEALKKACANQDLTRDGIVGAHRANAAFETGLGGAPMDFTQWDRPAARASYVVKPDKASLGGVKLVEEAKESELAKGYSASAGN from the coding sequence ATGAAGCATCCGACGCACCGACGGCGGTCCGCCGTCGCCGCCGCGGCCCTGTCCCTGACCGTCGCGGCCGCCGCCGCGGGCTGCAGCGGCAAGGCCGCCGGGGGCGGCGGCTCCGGCGACGTGAAGGCGGGGCCCGGGGTCACCAAGGACACGATCACCGTGGCCGCGCTGACCGACCTGACCGGGCCGTACGCCGCGCTCGGCAAGGGCGTGACGCAGGCTCAGAAGCTCTACTACGACCAGCTCAACGCCGCCGGCGGCGTCTGCGGGCGCAAGGTCGAGCTGGTCGTCCGCGACCACGGCTACGACGTGCAGAAGGCGCTGGCGGCCTACAGCGAGGTCGGCCCGCGCTCGGCGGCGCTGCCGCAGGTGATCGGGTCGCCCATCACCATCGCGCTGCGGCAGCGGGTGGAGAACGACCACCTGCTCACGCTGCCCCAGGCCTGGTCGCACACCCTGCTCGGGAGCAAGTACATCCAGCTCACCGGCACCACCTACGACCTGGACATCATCAACGGCGTCGACTACCTCCTCCGGGCGAAGGGGATCAGGGAGGGCGCCAAGATCGGGCACCTCTACCTGGAGGGCGACTACGGGCAGAGCGCGCTGGCCGGGGCCAGGTACGCGGCGGGGAAGGCCGGGCTGACCCTGGTCGAGCAGCAGGTCAAGGCCACCGACGCGGACATGACCGCGCAGGCGGGGGCGTTCCGGAAGGCCGGGGTCAAGGCGATCCTGGTCAGCGTCAGCCCGAAGCAGGCCGCCTCGCTGGTCGGCGTGGCCGCGGCGACCGGCCTGAACGTGCCGTTCGCGGCGAGCAACTCCGCCTACGCCCAGCAGTTGCTGGCCACGCCCGTCGGCCCGATCCTGCAGAAGGACTACTACGTGGTCACCGCGGGACCGCCTTTCAGCTCGGGCGGACAGGGACTGAAGAAGCTCGCGGGCGAGTACCAGGCGGCCTACAAGGGTGAGCCCCTGGACGCCTCGGTCTACTCGGGCTACACCACCGCGGCCATCGTCGGTGAGGCGCTGAAGAAGGCGTGCGCGAACCAGGACCTGACCCGGGACGGGATCGTCGGCGCGCACCGCGCGAACGCCGCGTTCGAGACCGGCCTTGGGGGCGCGCCGATGGACTTCACCCAGTGGGACCGCCCGGCGGCGCGGGCCAGCTATGTCGTCAAGCCCGACAAGGCGTCGCTCGGTGGTGTGAAGCTGGTGGAGGAGGCCAAGGAGTCCGAGCTGGCCAAGGGCTACAGCGCTTCCGCCGGGAACTGA
- a CDS encoding helix-turn-helix transcriptional regulator produces the protein MVTAPTHLPGPTPRPATRKGRPSESPGGGPAPAPGPYPAAHPGAHPAAHPGAHPAAPYGRDRELETIGALLARARAARGGALTILGGPGLGKSTLLEAAAGPAGSAGFRVLRARGVRQECAVPYAGLHRLLRPLSDAIARLPRGHADALAPVADGGAGPATPPFALYAAVRALLAEAAADGPVLCRVDDAHRLDRVSLEALAFAARRAEDVPVAFLFAARSGHPGSPVGDCLGDLPYLVLDPLDEAAGLRVLEGLVPGPLDEETAAEVAALAGGNPLALVELAAALTPGQLAGTAPPPRALPEGGVLRSHYRRRYLRLTDGARRLVLMAAADDRLDLAALTRAAGAARIDLRELEWARASGLIRVDGDRVGVPGPVVRSSVYADAAPAERRAVHALLAGILDGDCETARRDWQRAALATEPDDALAARLADAARSLGDAGRHADAARFWRRAATLATAPGVRADRYLAAARSSWDAGRARQARALLRRARPHTGDPVRSGRADLLQGEIEMGDGMPVMALWILRDAADRLAEADPPLALRALLRASAAADAAGDPHCHEAIARRAIEIAVRAPSAGSPGPSGPAGEVEAIHDYFAGTRAAALGRREEASGRLRRVLAAADAADDADLGAAAVAAALALGEDRRARDLAARAAARTGRRPGEAAEPHALTRLAHCEILLGLYPAAEATAREGLRLAGAAGRRDQVAENRAVLALLAAFRGDRDAALAHLDGPAGEGGGSGPVRAGSLDTWARACLDLADDRPADAAARLRHPGGAGPGHPVLGPLAVPHLVEAAVRADRHERALRAFAAFERWAAEGRGPGRAALAARCRALLAGDGAAAGEHFEEALRLHEDGGSPFELARTALLYGSRLRRGRRPRDARAHLRNAAQIFQRAGAERWAARARAELRAAGETLDRPERERGPDPLEGLTAQQAHIARLVAEGATNREIAARLVISPRTVDGHLRNIFARLGLRSRIELARLLR, from the coding sequence GTGGTAACCGCCCCGACCCACCTGCCCGGCCCGACCCCCCGCCCCGCCACCCGGAAAGGACGCCCCAGCGAATCGCCCGGGGGCGGCCCGGCACCCGCCCCCGGCCCCTACCCCGCCGCTCACCCTGGCGCTCACCCAGCCGCTCACCCTGGCGCTCATCCGGCCGCGCCGTACGGCCGCGACCGCGAACTGGAGACCATCGGTGCGCTGCTCGCCCGCGCCCGCGCCGCCCGCGGCGGTGCCCTGACCATCCTGGGCGGGCCCGGCCTGGGAAAGAGCACCCTCCTGGAGGCCGCCGCCGGACCCGCCGGTTCCGCTGGCTTCCGCGTGCTGCGGGCGCGCGGCGTCCGGCAGGAATGCGCCGTCCCGTACGCGGGGCTGCACCGGCTGCTGCGCCCGCTCTCGGACGCGATCGCGCGGCTGCCGCGCGGCCACGCCGACGCGCTCGCCCCGGTCGCGGACGGCGGTGCCGGTCCCGCGACACCACCGTTCGCCCTGTACGCGGCGGTGCGCGCGCTGCTGGCCGAGGCCGCCGCCGACGGGCCGGTGCTGTGCCGGGTCGACGACGCCCACCGGCTGGACCGGGTCTCGCTGGAGGCGCTGGCGTTCGCCGCGCGCCGCGCCGAGGACGTCCCGGTCGCGTTCCTCTTCGCCGCCCGTTCCGGCCATCCCGGCTCGCCGGTGGGGGACTGCCTGGGCGACCTCCCGTACCTGGTGCTCGACCCGCTGGACGAGGCCGCGGGCCTGCGGGTCCTGGAGGGCCTGGTGCCGGGGCCGCTGGACGAGGAGACCGCCGCCGAGGTGGCCGCGCTGGCCGGCGGCAACCCGCTCGCGCTGGTCGAGCTCGCCGCCGCGCTCACCCCCGGCCAGCTCGCGGGGACGGCGCCGCCGCCGCGGGCGCTGCCCGAGGGCGGCGTGCTGCGCTCCCACTACCGGCGGCGCTACCTGCGCCTCACCGACGGCGCCCGGCGGCTCGTGCTGATGGCCGCCGCCGACGACCGGCTGGACCTGGCCGCGCTGACCCGTGCCGCCGGAGCCGCCCGCATCGACCTGCGGGAGCTGGAGTGGGCCCGCGCCTCCGGGCTGATCCGGGTGGACGGCGACCGGGTCGGCGTGCCGGGCCCGGTGGTCCGTTCGAGCGTGTACGCCGACGCGGCGCCGGCGGAGCGGCGGGCGGTGCACGCGCTGCTGGCCGGGATCCTGGACGGCGACTGCGAGACCGCGCGCCGCGACTGGCAGCGCGCCGCCCTGGCCACGGAACCCGACGACGCGCTCGCCGCCCGGCTCGCGGACGCGGCCCGGTCCCTGGGGGACGCGGGGCGGCACGCCGACGCCGCGCGCTTCTGGCGGCGCGCCGCCACCCTCGCCACCGCGCCCGGCGTACGGGCCGACCGGTACCTGGCCGCCGCGCGCTCGTCCTGGGACGCGGGACGGGCGCGGCAGGCCCGGGCACTGCTGCGCCGGGCCCGCCCGCACACCGGCGATCCGGTCCGTTCCGGCCGGGCCGACCTGCTCCAGGGCGAGATCGAGATGGGCGACGGCATGCCGGTGATGGCGCTGTGGATCCTGCGGGACGCCGCCGACCGGCTGGCGGAGGCCGATCCGCCGCTGGCACTGCGGGCACTGCTGCGGGCCTCGGCCGCGGCGGACGCCGCCGGCGACCCGCACTGCCACGAGGCCATCGCGCGGCGCGCGATCGAGATCGCCGTACGCGCCCCGTCCGCGGGGTCTCCGGGACCGTCCGGGCCCGCCGGCGAGGTGGAGGCGATCCACGACTACTTCGCGGGGACGCGGGCGGCGGCCCTGGGGCGGCGCGAGGAGGCGTCGGGGCGGCTGCGGCGGGTCCTCGCGGCGGCGGACGCGGCCGACGACGCCGATCTGGGGGCCGCGGCGGTCGCCGCCGCGCTCGCGCTGGGGGAGGACCGGCGGGCCCGCGACCTGGCCGCGCGGGCGGCCGCCCGCACCGGCCGCCGGCCCGGTGAGGCCGCCGAGCCGCACGCGCTGACCCGGCTGGCGCACTGCGAGATCCTGCTCGGCCTGTACCCGGCCGCCGAGGCGACCGCGCGGGAGGGCCTGCGGCTGGCCGGGGCCGCCGGGCGGCGCGACCAGGTGGCCGAGAACCGCGCCGTGCTGGCGCTGCTGGCCGCGTTCCGCGGGGACCGGGACGCCGCGCTCGCCCACCTGGACGGGCCGGCCGGGGAGGGCGGCGGGAGCGGTCCGGTCCGCGCCGGGTCCCTGGACACCTGGGCGCGGGCCTGCCTGGATCTGGCCGACGACCGCCCGGCCGACGCCGCCGCCCGGCTCCGGCATCCGGGCGGGGCGGGGCCGGGCCATCCGGTGCTCGGGCCGCTGGCGGTCCCGCACCTGGTCGAGGCGGCGGTACGGGCGGACCGGCACGAGCGCGCGCTGCGCGCGTTCGCGGCGTTCGAACGCTGGGCGGCCGAGGGGCGCGGGCCGGGCCGGGCGGCGCTGGCCGCGCGCTGCCGGGCGCTCCTGGCGGGCGACGGCGCGGCGGCGGGCGAGCACTTCGAGGAGGCGCTGCGGCTGCACGAGGACGGCGGCTCGCCTTTCGAGCTGGCCCGTACGGCGCTGCTGTACGGCTCGCGGCTGCGGCGCGGCCGGCGGCCCCGCGACGCGCGGGCGCACCTGCGCAACGCGGCGCAGATCTTCCAGCGGGCCGGGGCCGAGCGGTGGGCCGCCCGCGCCCGCGCGGAACTGCGCGCCGCGGGGGAGACCCTGGACCGCCCGGAACGGGAGCGGGGGCCCGATCCGCTGGAGGGGCTGACTGCCCAGCAGGCGCACATCGCCCGGCTGGTCGCGGAGGGGGCGACCAACCGGGAGATCGCGGCCCGGCTGGTGATCAGCCCGCGGACCGTGGACGGGCACCTGCGCAACATCTTCGCCCGGCTCGGACTGCGCTCCCGGATCGAGCTGGCGCGGCTGCTGCGATGA